Genomic DNA from Blattabacterium cuenoti:
TTGGAATGTCATTGCTTTTAGGTGGTGCTGATAATATAATTTTTTTACCTCCTGCATTTAAATGTTTTTCAGATAGTTTTTTTGTTAAAAAAAATCCCGTAGATTCTACTATATATTCTACATTCAAATCTTTCCAAGGTAAATTTTCAGGATTTTTTTCATTAGTAACTATAATTTTTTTACCATTTATAATTAAATTATTATCCTCAATAAATACATCATTTTTATTTATATTATTGTAATGAACAGAATCATGTTTTATTATATAAGTTAGATATTCTATAGATATTAGATCGTTTATACATACAACTTCTATATTTTTCTTTTTAATAGCAGATAGTAAAACCATTTTTCCTATTCTACCTATTCCATTAATTCCCATTCTTATAATAGACATATTTTTATATATATTTTAAAATTTTTATAATTAAATTAATTTTTTAATCTTTAATTTTTAAAAAAGTCATAAATGCAGATGATGGTATATTGACTTTTCCTAGTTCACGCATTTTTTTCTTTCCTTTTTTTTGTTTATTCAATAATTTTTTTTTTCTAGTTATATCTCCTCCATAACATTTTCCAATTACATCTTTTCTTAAAGATTTTATAGTTTCTCTTGCAATAATTTTTCCAGATATAGATGCTTGTATTGGTATGCTAAATTGATGTTTTGGTATTAATGCTGATAATTTTTTACAAATTTTTTTTGCTAAGATTTCTGATTTACTTTTATGAGACAACATAGATAATGATTCTATTTTTTCTCTATTTATTAATACAATAATCTTTCTTAAATCTGATTCTCTATATTCAATAAATTGATAATCAAAAGAGGCGTATCCTTTGGTAATTGTTTTTAATTTATCATAAAAATCAATAATAATTTCTGATAAAGGCATTTCAAATGATATTTGAACTTTTCCTGATGATAAATAATTTTGATCCATAATAATTCCACGTTTTTTCATGCATAAAGAGATTATGTCTCCTATATCATTATTTTGTGTAATAATAGATACAAGAACATAAGGTTCTTCTACTTTTTTAAAAGTTCCATATTCTGGAAAATTTGATGGAACATTTACAAAAAATGATTTATTTTTTGTATAAATTTTATAAGAAACATTAGGAATAGTAACAATTACAGATATTCCATATTCTCTTTCTATACGATCTTTAATTATTTCTAAATGAAGCATACCTAAAAATCCACAATGAAATCCATATCCTAAAGCTGAAGATGATTCTGGTTTAAAGTATATAGAAGCATCATTCAATTGAAGCTTTTCCATAGCAGTACGTAAATCTTCATATTCATTATATTTAATAGGATAAATACTAGCAAAAACCATATGTTTTATATCTTCAAATTTTTTAACAGGATTTTTTGCAGATCGATAAAAATCTGTTATTGTATCTCCTACTTTTACTTCAAAATTATTTTTTATTCCAGAAATTAAATATCCAACATCTCCAGCTTCTATTTTATCTTTAGATATTTTTTTTAATTTAAGACATCCTATATCATTAGCATAAAATATTTTATTTGTTGATAAAAATTTTAATTTTTGTCCTTTTTTTATACATCCGTTTTTAACTCTAAAAAAAAACTCAATACCAGTAAAAGGATTATATATAGAATCAAATACAAATGCTTGTAATGGATTATTTGAATTTCCTTTTGGAAAAGGTATTTTAATTATAATATTTTCTAATATTTTCCTAATTCCTAATCCAATTTTAGCACTAGCAGGTATGATATCTTTTTTACTACATTTTAATAAATTAATTATATCATCAATAATATTGCCATAATTATTATTATCTATTAAATCAATTTTATTTAATACTGGGATAATTACTAAATTATTTTTTAAAGCTAAAGATAGATTAGAAACTGTTTGTGCTTGTATTCCTTTTATACAATCTACAACTAATAAAGCCCCTTCACAAGAAGAAATAGATCTTTTAACTTCATAAGAAAAATCTATATGACCAGGAGTATCAATTAAATTAAGAGTATATATATGATTTTTATATTTATAATTCATTTGTACTGCATGACTTTTAATAGTTATTCCTCGTTCTTTTTCTAAATCCATATTATCTAATAATTGCATATTTTTATCTTTTATATCAACTGTATTAGTTAATTCTAAAAGACGATCTGCCAATGTACTTTTTCCATGATCTACATGTGCAATAATACAAAAATTACGTATATAACGAATCATAATATATTTTTATTAATTTTTATTATATTAAAGTAAGTTTATACCATATGTAATGATACTATATTCTATTCTAAAAGTTAACCTACAAGATTTTTTATTAATTATAATGTATATTCTTTATTATTAAATAAACTCATTGTTTTTTGTATTCCTTTTGTAATAA
This window encodes:
- the lepA gene encoding translation elongation factor 4, which codes for MRYIRNFCIIAHVDHGKSTLADRLLELTNTVDIKDKNMQLLDNMDLEKERGITIKSHAVQMNYKYKNHIYTLNLIDTPGHIDFSYEVKRSISSCEGALLVVDCIKGIQAQTVSNLSLALKNNLVIIPVLNKIDLIDNNNYGNIIDDIINLLKCSKKDIIPASAKIGLGIRKILENIIIKIPFPKGNSNNPLQAFVFDSIYNPFTGIEFFFRVKNGCIKKGQKLKFLSTNKIFYANDIGCLKLKKISKDKIEAGDVGYLISGIKNNFEVKVGDTITDFYRSAKNPVKKFEDIKHMVFASIYPIKYNEYEDLRTAMEKLQLNDASIYFKPESSSALGYGFHCGFLGMLHLEIIKDRIEREYGISVIVTIPNVSYKIYTKNKSFFVNVPSNFPEYGTFKKVEEPYVLVSIITQNNDIGDIISLCMKKRGIIMDQNYLSSGKVQISFEMPLSEIIIDFYDKLKTITKGYASFDYQFIEYRESDLRKIIVLINREKIESLSMLSHKSKSEILAKKICKKLSALIPKHQFSIPIQASISGKIIARETIKSLRKDVIGKCYGGDITRKKKLLNKQKKGKKKMRELGKVNIPSSAFMTFLKIKD